A single genomic interval of Zingiber officinale cultivar Zhangliang chromosome 4A, Zo_v1.1, whole genome shotgun sequence harbors:
- the LOC121973679 gene encoding uncharacterized protein LOC121973679 isoform X1, producing the protein MAASPTPALSPSSDERLWSRLNDSIDCILLDRNPDFHSSPSSRQFRAESECGKRLREGSELLISGFDSVSSSLSQFSSTLITMRQRASDLTKITVSEKQLRESRKTTSEEPKAKRLCGSDKLLNKREAISCNKSSDEISYANNNKVGDSCGFLDEKDDKISSNAIQTAALDKSKTLATSMVTKTSYLLCELKNMKLELWLMQERCNMLEEENIRLRESFDNGARLEDDDLIRLQLETLLAEKSRLANDNANLLRENQCLHQLIEYHKLISQDLSTSDEELDTHGMCLDFSSPQARSESGLEDEAHSDCKVRNSRDSNKRLVSTI; encoded by the exons ATGGCAGCCTCTCCAACTCCTGCGCTCAGTCCCTCCTCCGACGAGCGGCTGTGGAGCAGACTCAACGATAGCATCGATTGCATTCTCCTGGATCGGAATCCTGACTTCCATTCTTCGCCTTCCTCGCGC CAGTTCAGGGCTGAATCCGAGTGTGGGAAGAGGTTACGGGAGGGTTCTGAGCTTCTGATAAGCGGGTTCGACTCGGTCTCCTCGTCCTTGTCCCAGTTTTCTAGCACTCTAATCACCATGCGACAG AGAGCTAGTGATCTTACCAAAATCACTGTTTCAGAAAAACAACTAAGAGAGAGTCGAAAGACAACAAGTGAGGAGCCAAAGGCTAAGAGACTTTGTGGTTCTGATAAACTTTTGAACAAGCGTGAAGCTATTTCCTGTAATAAATCAAGCGATGAGATAAGCTATGCCAACAACAACAAAGTAGGAGATTCTTGTGGATTTTTGGATGAGAAAGATGACAAGATTTCTTCAAATGCGATCCAAACTGCTGCACTAGACAAGTCAAAAACT CTTGCAACTTCTATGGTCACTAAAACATCATACCTTTTGTGCGAACTTAAAAACATGAAGTTGGAGTTATGGTTGATGCAGGAAAGATGCAATATGCTTGAAGAGGAGAATATACGACTCCGAGAGTCATTTGACAATGGTGCTAGACTTGAAGATGATGACCTG ATTAGACTGCAGTTGGAGACTCTTTTGGCTGAAAAGTCCAGATTGGCAAATGACAATGCTAATCTACTGAGGGAGAACCAGTGCCTTCACCAGCTGATCGAGTATCACAAATTGATATCTCAGGATCTATCGACATCGGACGAAGAACTAGATACACATGGAATGTGCCTAGATTTCTCATCTCCTCAGGCAAGGTCAGAGAGTGGCTTGGAAGATGAAGCTCACAGTGACTGCAAAGTGCGAAACTCCCGTGACTCCAACAAGAGATTAGTTAGCACTATTTAG
- the LOC121973679 gene encoding uncharacterized protein LOC121973679 isoform X2 produces the protein MAASPTPALSPSSDERLWSRLNDSIDCILLDRNPDFHSSPSSRFRAESECGKRLREGSELLISGFDSVSSSLSQFSSTLITMRQRASDLTKITVSEKQLRESRKTTSEEPKAKRLCGSDKLLNKREAISCNKSSDEISYANNNKVGDSCGFLDEKDDKISSNAIQTAALDKSKTLATSMVTKTSYLLCELKNMKLELWLMQERCNMLEEENIRLRESFDNGARLEDDDLIRLQLETLLAEKSRLANDNANLLRENQCLHQLIEYHKLISQDLSTSDEELDTHGMCLDFSSPQARSESGLEDEAHSDCKVRNSRDSNKRLVSTI, from the exons ATGGCAGCCTCTCCAACTCCTGCGCTCAGTCCCTCCTCCGACGAGCGGCTGTGGAGCAGACTCAACGATAGCATCGATTGCATTCTCCTGGATCGGAATCCTGACTTCCATTCTTCGCCTTCCTCGCGC TTCAGGGCTGAATCCGAGTGTGGGAAGAGGTTACGGGAGGGTTCTGAGCTTCTGATAAGCGGGTTCGACTCGGTCTCCTCGTCCTTGTCCCAGTTTTCTAGCACTCTAATCACCATGCGACAG AGAGCTAGTGATCTTACCAAAATCACTGTTTCAGAAAAACAACTAAGAGAGAGTCGAAAGACAACAAGTGAGGAGCCAAAGGCTAAGAGACTTTGTGGTTCTGATAAACTTTTGAACAAGCGTGAAGCTATTTCCTGTAATAAATCAAGCGATGAGATAAGCTATGCCAACAACAACAAAGTAGGAGATTCTTGTGGATTTTTGGATGAGAAAGATGACAAGATTTCTTCAAATGCGATCCAAACTGCTGCACTAGACAAGTCAAAAACT CTTGCAACTTCTATGGTCACTAAAACATCATACCTTTTGTGCGAACTTAAAAACATGAAGTTGGAGTTATGGTTGATGCAGGAAAGATGCAATATGCTTGAAGAGGAGAATATACGACTCCGAGAGTCATTTGACAATGGTGCTAGACTTGAAGATGATGACCTG ATTAGACTGCAGTTGGAGACTCTTTTGGCTGAAAAGTCCAGATTGGCAAATGACAATGCTAATCTACTGAGGGAGAACCAGTGCCTTCACCAGCTGATCGAGTATCACAAATTGATATCTCAGGATCTATCGACATCGGACGAAGAACTAGATACACATGGAATGTGCCTAGATTTCTCATCTCCTCAGGCAAGGTCAGAGAGTGGCTTGGAAGATGAAGCTCACAGTGACTGCAAAGTGCGAAACTCCCGTGACTCCAACAAGAGATTAGTTAGCACTATTTAG
- the LOC121971233 gene encoding la-related protein 1B-like, producing MAAAAASSTDPSPSPSPRAGRAARQPWSHVVRGEPDGSSSSPPLMPSPDTSDRKSSPPGGVTAEAAAAASLGKKPAWNRPSLNGSTEPGPSVMGGSASWPALSESAKPVVKSHASASDGVPLAASPDPATSSSLPKQNLIPPGSPNYGASEHQKSIKRGGNISNGALPVGVAAVPSPPPTLAITPQANTDEKTPREQTPKITTSYEHNSRGSWSDSQVHDGGGDHRRTYSGNRRWNNGGGHGSHHGNYSNRRDQENDRSRRNAFGRDIQMQHQGVRPYLRPPPPPMPPPFPGHIPQVRPFGNPVVFPDMQSPFFYFHNQPPPGPLPFPAMYFPAMDVQRATLLKQINFYFSDENLCRDVYLRQNMDEQGWVPVSLIAGFNRVRQITNNIDFILDTLPLSPEVEVQGDRIRKRQGWMSYLLLPSSNRAANTSGQSPVALTPDNLASQLQAVDLEGTASQPRRTMILNQSAAGALNNELHAATDLSGSVDIERMGQE from the exons atggctgccgccgccgcctcctccaCTGATCCTTCACCCTCGCCTTCCCCGCGCGCCGGCCGGGCCGCTCGCCAACCCTGGTCCCACGTCGTCCGCGGAGAACCGGACGGATCATCCTCCTCCCCGCCCTTGATGCCGTCGCCGGATACTTCCGATCGCAAGTCTTCCCCTCCTGGCGGAGTCACAGCCGAAGCCGCCGCCGCTGCCTCGCTCGGGAAGAAGCCCGCCTGGAACCGACCTTCCCTCAATGGCTCGACCGAGCCGGGCCCTTCCGTGATGGGAGGCTCCGCCTCCTGGCCTGCTCTCTCCGAGTCCGCCAAGCCCGTTGTCAAATCTCACGCCTCCGCTTCCGATGGAGTGCCGCTCGCTGCATCACCG GATCCTGCGACTTCGAGTTCTTTGCCGAAGCAGAACTTGATTCCACCTGGCAGTCCAAATTATGGGGCCTCTGAACACCAGAAATCGATTAAACGTGGCGGAAATATCAGCAATGGCGCGCTTCCTGTCGGTGTGGCGGCTGTCCCTTCCCCGCCACCAACTTTGGCAATCACTCCCCAGGCAAACACGGACGAGAAGACTCCTCGGGAGCAAACTCCCAAGATCACTACCAGTTACGAGCATAATTCCAGGGGAAGTTGGTCGGATTCACAGGTCCATGATGGTGGTGGTGACCATCGTAGGACCTATAGCGGCAACAGGAGGTGGAACAATGGTGGTGGTCATGGATCTCACCATGGCAACTACAGTAACCGCCGCGATCAGGAGAATGATAGATCTCGTAGGAATGCTTTCGGAAGAGACATCCAGATGCAGCACCAAGGTGTCCGACCCTACCTCAGACCTCCACCGCCACCAATGCCACCTCCATTCCCTGGACATATTCCACAGGTTCGGCCTTTCGGGAATCCCGTTGTTTTCCCGG ATATGCAAtctcctttcttttattttcataACCAGCCACCTCCTGGCCCTCTTCCGTTCCCTGCTATGTATTTCCCAGCTATGGATGTGCAACGTGCTACTTTACTCAAGCAGATAAATTTCTATTTCAG CGATGAGAATCTGTGCAGAGATGTTTATTTAAGGCAGAACATGGATGAACAGGGATGGGTTCCAGTGTCCTTGATTGCAGGGTTCAATAGA GTTCGACAGATAACAAACAACATAGATTTCATACTAGACACATTGCCACTGTCCCCTGAAGTTGAAGTACAG GGCGATAGGATAAGGAAGCGTCAAGGCTGGATGAGTTATCTTCTCCTACCAAGTTCCAATCGGGCTGCTAATACTTCTGGTCAGTCACCAGTAGCACTGACACCTGATAATCTTGCTTCACAGTTGCAAGCTGTTGACTTGGAGGGGACAGCGTCACAGCCGAGAAGGACAATGATTCTCAATCAGTCTGCAGCTGGTGCATTGAATAATGAGTTACATGCTGCTACCGATCTTAGTGGCAGTGTTGATATTGAGCGAATGGGTCAAGAGTGA
- the LOC121971235 gene encoding nuclear pore complex-interacting protein family member B13-like → MSRCFPYPPPYFGQAEIESIKLLKEEKAKKHNEKAKRQKSHQKEKSLNSNHDGKQHKKRKHQEKSEDERSHKKQKSEKKQLPLVSNLCSQKTNERIEQLEKSGLTEEHEHPCSIQHKLDSPESSQDSSKRRKLVLSSIHETQDSTLRIKLPSFRQRAVEPSPLPLSRQTEPQPPPLSRQTELQSPFPPSGQVELASPSSRQIKPQPAPSTSAGKVKLPPASSRQIKPQPSLPQSKLGKIAVSRQIKVQTQLLPSDQVDSTVPLLPPSGRVELPLPLQTKLQPPLPPSRQVEQAMPLPRQKLQPPLPPSRRVEQAMPLPRQKLQPPLPPSRRVEQAMPLPRQKLQPPLPKPEPVELARPLPTQTKQKPPLLPAGQVRASLLSSSKQTTLQQQVPLPTQICPQPLDLKTEKLRLDKKPAAVSEQPCSSSRPSEAASAAATTKSSRKKRVGGRTWQKEQYEILVANWNPSAAMERFETSATCEDDDWLAAAPRQQRCPAKDSTASNATGSIQENHAVPSVQPLACYLPEFNMYQLPYVVPF, encoded by the exons ATGTCGCGTTGCTTTCCGTACCCACCGCCTTATTTCGGGCAGGCCGAGATCGAATCCATTAAG CTCCTAAAGGAAGAAAAGGCAAAGAAGCATAACGAAAAGGCAAAGAGGCAGAAAAGCCATCAGAAAGAGAAGTCTCTAAACTCAAATCATGACGGAAAGCAGCATAAAAAGAGGAAGCATCAGGAGAAATCTGAAGATGAAAGGAGCCACAAAAAGCAGAAGTCTGAAAAGAAGCAGCTCCCACTGGTTTCGAACCTTTGCAGCCAGAAGACAAACGAAAGAATTGAGCAACTGGAGAAAAGTGGCCTCACAGAAGAACATGAGCATCCTTGTTCTATCCAGCATAAGCTTGACTCGCCTGAGAGCTCTCAGGACAGCAGTAAGAGAAGGAAATTGGTGCTCTCTTCTATCCATGAAACTCAAG ATAGTACTCTTCGAATCAAGTTGCCATCCTTCAGGCAAAGAGCTGTGGAGCCATCACCATTACCTTTGTCAAGGCAAACAGAGCCGCAGCCTCCACCTTTGTCAAGGCAAACAGAGTTGCAGTCGCCATTTCCACCATCAGGGCAAGTAGAACTTGCCTCTCCGTCATCAAGGCAGATAAAGCCCCAGCCAGCACCGTCAACCTCAGCAGGGAAAGTAAAACTACCACCTGCTTCATCAAGGCAAATTAAGCCGCAACCATCACTGCCGCAGTCAAAGCTTGGGAAGATAGCAGTATCAAGGCAAATTAAGGTGCAGACACAATTGCTACCATCTGATCAAGTAGATTCAACAGTGCCCTTGTTGCCACCATCAGGGCGAGTGGAGTTGCCTCTGCCTTTACAAACAAAGCTACAGCCACCATTACCACCATCACGGCAAGTGGAGCAAGCAATGCCTTTGCCAAGGCAAAAGCTGCAGCCACCATTACCACCATCACGGCGAGTGGAGCAAGCAATGCCTTTGCCAAGGCAAAAGCTGCAGCCACCATTACCACCATCACGGCGAGTGGAGCAAGCAATGCCTTTGCCAAGGCAAAAGCTGCAGCCACCATTGCCAAAACCGGAGCCAGTCGAGCTAGCAAGGCCTTTGCCAACGCAAACAAAGCAGAAGCCACCATTGCTGCCAGCAGGGCAAGTCAGGGCCTCATTGCTTTCTTCCTCAAAGCAAACAACCCTGCAGCAGCAGGTGCCATTGCCAACACAAATTTGTCCACAGCCATTAGACTTGAAAACAGAAAAGCTGAGACTCGATAAGAAGCCTGCTGCAGTCTCTGAGCAGCCGTGTTCCTCCAGCAGGCCTTCAGAAGCAGCCTCAGCTGCAGCTACAACTAAATCTTCCCGGAAAAAAAGAGTCGGCGGCAGAACATGGCAAAAGGAACAGTATGAAATTTTGGTAGCAAACTGGAATCCATCAGCTGCAATGGAACGCTTCGAAACTTCTGCTACCTGTGAGGATGATGATTGGTTAGCTGCTGCACCAAGGCAACAACGATGTCCTGCAAAAGACAGCACCGCTAGCAACGCAACAGGATCTATCCAGGAAAATCATGCAGTTCCTTCAGTGCAACCTCTAGCTTGCTACCTTCCTGAGTTCAACATGTATCAGCTACCATACGTAGTCCCGTTTTAG